The following proteins are co-located in the Flavobacteriales bacterium genome:
- the rfbC gene encoding dTDP-4-dehydrorhamnose 3,5-epimerase gives MEFKTTDIEGLVIIEPRVFSDERGYFYESYNKAAFNKKGLDLTFIQDNQSLSQKGVLRGLHFQAPPFEQGKLVRVIQGSVLDVAVDIRPHSPTYGKHQSIILSGENKTQFWIPPGFAHGFVTLEDNTIFCYKCTGPYSKESEGAILWNDSQLNINWGIDNPIVSEKDQEAELFKYFKSPF, from the coding sequence ATGGAATTTAAAACAACAGACATAGAAGGATTAGTCATCATAGAACCTAGGGTTTTTAGTGATGAAAGAGGCTATTTTTATGAAAGCTACAACAAAGCTGCGTTTAATAAAAAGGGACTAGACCTAACATTTATTCAAGACAATCAATCCCTATCTCAAAAAGGAGTACTAAGAGGCTTACACTTTCAAGCACCTCCCTTTGAACAAGGTAAATTGGTACGTGTTATTCAAGGCAGTGTACTAGACGTTGCTGTTGACATACGCCCACACTCTCCTACTTATGGTAAACACCAAAGTATAATACTTAGTGGGGAAAACAAAACACAGTTTTGGATACCACCAGGATTTGCACACGGCTTTGTTACGCTAGAAGATAATACCATATTTTGTTACAAATGCACTGGCCCCTATTCCAAAGAATCTGAAGGAGCTATATTGTGGAATGACTCACAATTGAACATCAATTGGGGTATTGACAATCCAATAGTATCAGAAAAAGACCAAGAAGCCGAATTATTTAAATATTTCAAAAGCCCTTTTTAA